Proteins encoded together in one Microbacterium sp. ABRD28 window:
- a CDS encoding UDP-N-acetylmuramate dehydrogenase: MTEVSPVALSSLTTLRAGGIPERMIEARTTGELVDALREVWATGDPWFVLGGGSNLLVGDEPFPGTVVRILTHGIETLPTAREGFIRLRVQAGHDWDAFVGYTVEHGFAGVEAMSGIPGTIGAAPVQNIGAYGQEIVQTLIEVELIDETTGEVSTVPAAELGLGFRTSVLKHHYGSVPERRAVILSVTVELAVIGDAPREIHGDQLRTALGLQPGAAVTLAFVREQVLQIRARKGMVLDDADPDTWSAGSFFQNAVVSASFARTLPPECPRWPVAPDFDPVVVVALSNFDGSVPPLSTAESDVKVSAGWLIEQSGIRKGFKLPRSRAAVSTKHALALTNRGGATAAEIAELARFIQGRVHAEFGLLLQPEPVLIGVDL; the protein is encoded by the coding sequence ATGACCGAGGTTTCCCCCGTCGCGCTCTCGAGCCTCACGACGCTTCGCGCAGGCGGAATCCCCGAGCGGATGATCGAGGCGCGGACGACCGGTGAACTCGTCGACGCGCTCCGCGAGGTGTGGGCGACGGGTGACCCCTGGTTCGTGCTCGGCGGCGGATCGAACCTGCTCGTGGGCGACGAGCCGTTCCCGGGCACGGTCGTGCGGATCCTGACCCACGGGATCGAGACGCTCCCCACCGCACGCGAGGGATTCATCCGCCTCCGGGTACAGGCCGGGCACGACTGGGACGCATTCGTGGGGTACACCGTCGAGCACGGGTTCGCGGGCGTCGAGGCGATGTCGGGCATTCCCGGGACCATCGGGGCCGCGCCCGTGCAGAACATCGGCGCGTACGGCCAGGAGATCGTCCAGACCCTCATCGAGGTCGAGCTCATCGACGAGACCACCGGCGAGGTGTCCACCGTTCCGGCCGCCGAGCTCGGGCTCGGCTTCCGCACCTCGGTGCTCAAACACCACTACGGCTCGGTGCCCGAACGACGTGCGGTGATCCTGTCGGTCACGGTGGAGCTCGCGGTCATCGGAGACGCGCCCCGTGAGATCCACGGCGATCAGCTGCGGACGGCGCTCGGCCTCCAGCCCGGCGCCGCGGTGACGCTGGCCTTCGTGCGCGAACAGGTGCTGCAGATCCGCGCGCGGAAGGGCATGGTGCTCGATGACGCCGACCCCGACACGTGGAGCGCCGGATCCTTCTTCCAGAACGCCGTCGTCTCGGCATCCTTCGCCCGGACCCTCCCGCCGGAGTGCCCGCGCTGGCCGGTCGCGCCCGACTTCGATCCGGTGGTGGTGGTGGCGTTGTCGAACTTCGACGGCAGCGTGCCGCCCCTGTCGACAGCGGAGTCCGATGTGAAGGTCAGTGCGGGCTGGCTCATCGAGCAGTCGGGCATCCGCAAGGGCTTCAAGCTTCCGCGTTCGCGCGCCGCGGTGTCGACCAAGCACGCTCTCGCGCTGACCAACCGGGGCGGCGCGACCGCCGCCGAGATCGCGGAGCTGGCGCGCTTCATCCAGGGCCGGGTGCACGCCGAGTTCGGCCTGCTGCTCCAGCCCGAGCCGGTCTTGATCGGCGTCGACCTCTAG
- a CDS encoding MaoC/PaaZ C-terminal domain-containing protein, protein MNAVTVGDVVAERTIHLTRESLVRYAGASGDFNPIHYRDDIAAEVGLPGVLAHGMLTMGVAVGTIMPWLGDGGRILDYGVRFTRPVVVDAVDGADLHIVARIGQVTDEAVRIDLTVTAADTTVLGKAQVRVRPADAAGAPVGDGTR, encoded by the coding sequence ATGAACGCCGTCACCGTGGGCGATGTCGTCGCCGAACGCACGATCCACCTCACACGCGAATCGCTGGTGCGCTACGCCGGAGCGTCGGGCGATTTCAACCCCATCCACTACCGCGACGACATCGCCGCCGAGGTCGGGCTTCCCGGAGTCCTCGCGCACGGCATGCTCACGATGGGTGTCGCCGTCGGCACGATCATGCCGTGGCTCGGCGACGGCGGTCGCATCCTCGACTACGGTGTGCGGTTCACTCGACCGGTCGTCGTCGACGCGGTCGACGGCGCCGATCTTCACATCGTCGCCCGGATCGGTCAGGTGACCGACGAGGCGGTCCGCATCGACCTCACCGTGACCGCCGCCGACACCACGGTGCTCGGAAAGGCGCAGGTGCGCGTGCGGCCGGCGGACGCCGCCGGTGCGCCTGTCGGCGACGGGACTCGATGA